Proteins from a genomic interval of Trichoderma breve strain T069 chromosome 2, whole genome shotgun sequence:
- a CDS encoding e1-E2 ATPase domain-containing protein, which yields MGVSANDRQAVANASGQSNEPMSKPAHALSIQQVVDELGANTLDGLSEAEANIRLQKYGKNDLGEAEGAQPIKIIIAQIANAMTLVLILAMAVSFGIKSYIEGGVITFVILLNVVVGFFQEYSAEKTMDSLRSLSSPTATVVRDGDSKVIPSDQIVPGDLVEIKTGDTIPADLRLIEAVNFETDEALLTGESLPVRKNEDAVFDDATGPGDRLNVAYSSSTVTKGRAKGVVFATGTFTEIGAIASALQKKDSRVRPVKRKPDGSAKPHRYLEAYTLTLTDAIGRFLGVNVGTPLQKKLSKLAILLFGVAVVCAIIVLAANEFDSRQEVIIYAVATGLSMIPASLVVVLTITMAAGTKRMVQRNVIVRNLRSLEALGAVTDICSDKTGTLTQGKMVARGAWMPGKGTYTVENSSSPMDPTAGDIRFDPRQPREINFGQDGDACGTIPSVKELLSQSTSALTDFLHVASLANLATVVQKDGEWRARGDPTEIAIQVFASRFDWNRLRLVGHDENQYSEVAELPFDSDVKRMSVIMKNNSSGKLFAFTKGAVERVIGSCSTYCPNDSNDAVPLTEEFQQEILQNMEAFAGMGLRVLALASKPYHIELKKGDEVNRASVERNLVFRGLIGLYDPPRPESAPAVQECHKAGITVHMLTGDHPETAKAIAREVGILPSRMDMVSVDIARAMIMTAAQFDALSDEQVDQLPVLPLVVARCAPSTKVRMVEALHRRKKFCAMTGDGVNDSPSLRRSDVGIAMGQSGSDVAKDASDIVLTDDNFASIVAAIEEGRRIFDNIQKFVLHVLAENIAQAVTLLVGLAFKDSSGLSVFPLTPVEIVWIIMATSGLPDMGLGFERAVPGILDRPPQSLKSGIFTLEFYVDMVVYGLWIAALCLSAFVLRVYAWGDGELGLGCNDGYNDSCETVFRARATTFACLTWFALFLAWEMVDKRRSFFRMQPGSDKYLTQWIHDVWRNQFLFWAVMLGFVTLFPVLYIPVINTKVFKHKGISWEWGIVFIAAGLFFAGVEAWKWCKRLFYRRQLRKQHDVGRKDADIEKRIFGAYLDLSASSSSARDDEEMPRQ from the exons ATGGGCGTGTCTGCTAATGATAGACAGGCTGTGGCCAACGCCTCGGGCCAGAGCAATGAGCCCATGAGCAAGCCTGCACATGCGCTATCCATCCAACAAGTCGTTGACGAGCTCGGCGCAAATACCCTGGATGGCCTATCCGAGGCAGAAGCCAACATACGGCTTCAAAAATACGGCAAAAATGACCTCGGTGAAGCTGAGGGTGCGCAGCCCATCAAGATTATCATTGCACAGATCGCCAACGCCATGACTTTGGTTCTGATTCTCGCCATGGCCGTCTCTTTCGGAATCAAGTCCTACATCGAGGGCGGCGTCATCACGTTCGTCATCCTTCtcaacgtcgtcgtcggcttctTCCAGGAATACTCGGCCGAGAAAACAATGGATTCTCTgcgctctctctcgtctccaACCGCAACCGTGGTTCGGGATGGCGATTCCAAAGTTATACCCTCTGACCAGATTGTCCCTGGCGACCTCGTCGAAATCAAGACAGGCGATACAATTCCCGCTGACCTCCG GCTGATCGAGGCAGTCAACTTTGAGACTGACGAAGCTCTCCTCACGGGCGAGTCCCTACCGGTTCGTAAAAATGAAGACGCCGTCTTTGATGATGCGACTGGCCCTGGTGACCGCCTCAACGTCGCCTATAGCTCCTCCACCGTCACCAAAGGTCGTGCCAAGGGAGTCGTCTTCGCAACCGGTACCTTTACAGAGATTGGCGCCATCGCCTCTGCCCTTCAGAAGAAGGATAGCAGAGTCCGTCCCGTGAAGCGCAAGCCTGATGGTTCTGCCAAGCCTCATCGATACCTCGAGGCCTATACACTGACCTTGACCGACGCCATTGGCCGTTTCCTCGGCGTCAATGTCGGCACGCCGCttcagaagaagctctccaaGCTGGCAATCCTTCTCTTCGGTGTTGCCGTCGTCTGTGCCATCATCGTTCTCGCCGCCAACGAGTTTGACTCTAGGCAAGAAGTCATCATTTATGCCGTTGCCACGGGCTTATCCATGATTCCGGCGAGCTTGGTTGTTGTTTTGaccatcaccatggccgcaGGTACCAAGCGAATGGTCCAGCGGAACGTCATTGTGCGAAATCTGAGGTCTCTCGAGGCCTTGGGCGCAGTCACCGATATCTGCTCTGACAAGACCGGCACCCTAACCCAAGGCAAGATGGTTGCTCGGGGTGCATGGATGCCTGGTAAAGGGACTTACACCGTTGAGAActcgtcatcgccaatgGATCCGACCGCTGGCGATATCCGTTTCGATCCACGCCAGCCTCGCGAGATCAactttggccaagatggcgatgcctGTGGCACCATTCCCTCTGTCAAGGAGCTCCTCTCCCAGAGCACCAGTGCCCTTACCGACTTTTTGCACGTTGCATCCCTTGCCAACCTCGCGACTGTCGTTCAAAAAGATGGTGAATGGCGTGCTCGAGGTGATCCCACTGAGATTGCCATTCAGGTTTTTGCTTCTCGGTTTGACTGGAATCGTCTTCGCCTGGTAGGCCATGATGAAAACCAATACAGTGAAGTTGCTGAGCTACCCTTTGACTCCGATGTCAAGCGCATGTCTGTCATCATGAAGAATAATAGCTCGGGCAAACTATTCGCATTCACCAAGGGCGCGGTGGAGCGTGTTATTGGATCGTGCAGCACCTACTGCCCCAATGATTCGAACGACGCTGTTCCTCTCACTGAAGAGTTTCAGCAGGAGATTCTCCAAAACATGGAGGCTTTCGCGGGCATGGGGCTTCGCGTCCTTGCTCTAGCGTCCAAGCCGTATCATAtcgagctgaagaagggaGACGAGGTTAACCGTGCTTCTGTTGAGCGTAACCTTGTGTTCAGGGGCCTCATCGGCCTCTACGATCCTCCCCGTCCCGAGTCCGCCCCTGCTGTGCAAGAATGTCACAAGGCGGGCATCACAGTTCACATGCTGACTGGTGATCACCCCGAGaccgccaaggccattgcgCGTGAGGTTGGCATCCTGCCCTCACGTATGGACATGGTCTCCGTGGATATTGCAAGAGCCATGATCATGACGGCTGCCCAATTTGATGCCCTCTCGGATGAGCAAGTCGACCAACTACCCGTCCTGCCGCTCGTTGTAGCTCGATGCGCCCCAAGCACAAAGGTCCGGATGGTTGAAGCCCTTCACCGCCGCAAGAAGTTTTGCGCCATG ACTGGAGATGGTGTCAATGACTCTCCCTCGCTTCGCCGTTCAGACGTTGGTATTGCAATGGGCCAGTCTGGCTCCGACGTTGCCAAAGATGCTTCTGACATTGTCCTCACCGATGACAACTTTGCCTCCATTGTTGCCGCGATTGAAGAAGGCCGCCGCATCTTTGACAACATCCAAAAGTTTGTTCTTCATGTTTTGGCGGAGAATATTGCCCAAGCTGTCACCCTTCTTGTCGGCCTTGCGTTCAAGGACAGCTCGGGTCTCTCGGTATTTCCTCTGACCCCCGTGGAAATCGTCTGGATCATCATGGCTACTTCGGGTCTGCCCGATATGGGTTTGGGTTTTGAGCGTGCGGTGCCGGGCATTCTCGACCGTCCTCCCCAGTCCCTAAAGAGTGGCATTTTTACGCTTGAGTTTTACGTCGACATGGTTGTTTATGGTCTTTGGATTGCAGCGCTCTGCCTCAGTGCTTTCGTACTCCGCGTGTATGCTTGGGGCGACGGAGAGCTTGGTCTTGGCTGCAACGACGGCTACAATGATAGCTGCGAGACGGTATTCCGCGCTCGTGCAACCACGTTTGCTTGCCTCACGTGGTTTGCCCTCTTTCTGGCATGGGAGATGGTTGACAAACGACGATCCTTTTTCCGTATGCAGCCTGGTTCTGACAAGTACCTCACCCAGTGGATTCACGATGTCTGGCGCAACCAGTTCCTTTTCTGGGCGGTCATGCTCGGCTTTGTGACCCTCTTTCCTGTTCTCTATATCCCTGTTATCAACACCAAGGTCTTTAAACACAAGGGCATTAGTTGGGAATGGGGCATTGTGTTTATCGCTGCCGGGCTCTTCTTTGCTGGGGTTGAGGCGTGGAAGTGGTGCAAGCGTCTCTTCTATCGTCGACAGTTGCGCAAGCAGCACGACGTGGGCCGGAAAGATGCAGACATTGAGAAACGCATTTTTGGCGCGTATTTGGACTTGtctgctagcagcagcagcgcacgcgatgatgaggaaatgCCCCGTCAATGA
- a CDS encoding eukaryotic aspartyl protease domain-containing protein, translated as MPARLQHLLLWALLMPNALASALDLGLIRKRADDPIPSPVSVSPSQFFEGVDGPWSTFELRVGTPAQNIRILPGTSSTQTLVVLPEGCQIINVTDCANSRGDLFNTTASKTWKEIGLFSLGFENALGFTDNGEFGHDSVGLGYLGSGGPVVNNSVIAGVAGTEFYLGVLALNPRPTNFTDQNDPQQSFLQLLKNQSSIPSLSYSYNVGAPYRLTKALGSLILGGYDTSAYQDTNSSYDFFSDQSRDLTIGVQSISTNASADNTVLQSEQISMFIDSSVAEIYLPVDACHAFEKAFGLKYNSTLEMYLVSDSLHSKLTAENPSVTFTITTAITGGSTFNITFPYASFDLQAKPPLVKTASRYFPLKQAANDTQYVLGLHPRVWNASAESNIVTILPPGVKESKPNTESSHSLSGGAIAGIVIGVCIVIAAVALAILRYMVVSRRKKAKPEESTEMDALARTVPETTSTVSPEPPKSATLSPGTLRELEGDDSTKPTPEIEGSTAARRSPMSELESSGTPMAELASPVPISELLSNEIFEMPGSEVPELQGSRVAPVLVLTDSESSEFSFEVEQGVIGVIQQTEEDRQHNTGEDYRAQEGAQEGVHEGAATSTQETQEATGNKGQTDESGNHKGN; from the exons ATGCCTGCGCGgctgcagcatttgctgctCTGGGCGCTCTTGATGCCAAACGCTCTCGCCTCAGCTTTGGATCTTGGGCTGATACGAAAACGAGCCGACGACCCCATTCCGTCCCCCGTGTCCGTATCGCCAAGTCAATTCTT CGAGGGTGTAGATGGTCCATGGTCAACGTTTGAGTTGCGCGTAGGAACTCCAGCTCAGAACATTCGCATATTGCCCGGCACTTCGTCAACACAGACGCTTGTGGTGCTGCCAGAGGGATGCCAGATTATCAATGTGACCGATTGCGCCAACAGCAGAGGCGACTTGTTTAATACGACTGCTTCCAAAACCTGGAAAGAAATTGGTCTGTTTAGTCTAGGCTTTGAGAATGCTCTTGGCTTTACTGACAATGGCGAATTCGGGCACGATAGCG TTGGACTTGGATATCTCGGCAGCGGTGGCCCGGTTGTCAACAACTCGGTCATTGCGGGTGTCGCCGGCACTGAGTTTTATCTGGGAGTGCTTGCGCTGAATCCGCGCCCTACTAACTTTACGGACCAGAATGATCCGCAGCAGAGCTTTCTGCAGCTCCTCAAGAATCAGTCCTCCATTCCATCTTTGTCGTACAGCTATAATGTCGGAGCTCCATACCGACTCACCAAGGCTCTGGGCAGTTTAATCCTGGGCGGGTACGACACGTCTGCGTATCAAGATACAAATTCGTCGTATGACTTTTTCAGTGACCAGTCGCGCGATCTGACGATTGGCGTTCAGTCCATCTCTACGAATGCCAGCGCAGATAATACGGTGCTTCAGTCTGAGCAGATTTCCATGTTTATCGACTCGTCTGTTGCCGAAATCTACCTTCCGGTGGACGCCTGCCACGCTTTTGAGAAGGCTTTTGGCCTCAAGTACAACTCTACGCTTGAAATGTACCTGGTGAGCGATTCGCTACACAGCAAACTCACCGCCGAGAACCCTTCAGTCACATTTACGATAACGACTGCGATTACCGGCGGCTCAACCTTTAACATTACTTTTCCCTACGCCAGCTTCGACCTACAGGCTAAACCTCCACTGGTCAAGACGGCATCTCGATACTTTCCTCTAAAGCAGGCAGCCAACGACACCCAGTATGTCTTGGGAC TCCACCCTCGAGTGTGGAATGCCAGTGCTGAGTCGAATATTGTAACCATATTGCCTCCCGGAGTCAAAGAGAGCAAGCCCAATACTGAAAGCAGCCACAGTCTCAGCGGTGGTGCCATTGCGGGCATTGTCATTGGTGTCTGCATCGTCATTGCAGCTGTTGCCCTTGCTATCCTACGATACATGGTGGTTTCTCGTCGGAAGAAGGCAAAACCAGAGGAGTCTACGGAGATGGATGCCCTAGCCAGGACAGTGCCAGAAACCACTTCAACTGTCTCACCTGAGCCGCCCAAGTCTGCGACTTTGAGCCCTGGAACCTTGAGAGAGCTAGAAGGCGACGATTCGACGAAACCAACGCCGGAGATTGAAGGCAGCACAGCAGCAAGGAGGAGCCCGATGAGCGAGTTGGAGTCATCAGGCACTCCTATGGCAGAACTGGCCTCTCCAGTGCCAATTTCGGAACTGTTGTCGAATGAGATTTTCGAGATGCCTGGAAGCGAAGTTCCGGAGCTTCAAGGAAGTCGAGTGGCGCCAGTCTTGGTACTTACGGATTCCGAGTCAAGCGAGTTTAGCTTTGAAGTTGAGCAGGGAGTAATAGGAGTGATTCAGCAGACGGAAGAAGACAGACAGCACAATACCGGAGAAGACTATAGAGCGCAAGAGGGAGCACAGGAGGGAGTTCATGAAGGTGCCGCAACGAGCACTCAAGAAACCCAGGAAGCGACTGGGAATAAAGGACAGACTGACGAGAGTGGAAATCACAAAGGAAACTAA
- a CDS encoding aldo/keto reductase family domain-containing protein, producing MAASLFALSEEPASELGRYRVLAPSAGIRVSPLALGAMSIGDSWSDWMGSMDKESSFKLLDAFYDAGGNFIDTANNYQNEQSEAWIGEWAAKRGIRDQLVIATKFTSDFRSHELGKGKAPNFQGNHRKSLHLSVRESLKKLQTDYIDILYIHWWDHTTSIKELMDSLHQQVESGKVLYLGASDMPAWVVSACNVYAQAYGKTPFSIYQGRWNIMVRDFEREIIPMARQFNMALAPWDVLGGGKFQTKKALEERKKNGETLRGLTGAPTQTADEEKISEALAKVASEHGIESVTTIALAYVLHKAGNVFPIVGGRKIEHLNDNIKALSIKLTDEQIKYLESVKPFDLGFPLAFLGEDPNVTGYSVRLDRTAKFAFPNAGTPKSV from the coding sequence ATGGCCGCCTCACTCTTTGCCCTCTCGGAAGAGCCCGCGAGCGAGCTGGGCCGGTATAGGGTACTCGCCCCTTCAGCGGGTATTCGAGTATCTCCTCTGGCTTTGGGCGCCATGTCCATTGGCGACAGCTGGTCCGACTGGATGGGATCTATGGACAAGGAGAGCTCATTTAAGCTGCTGGACGCCTTTTATGATGCCGGCGGCAACTTTATCGACACCGCCAACAACTATCAGAATGAACAGTCCGAAGCTTGGATCGGAGAGTGGGCGGCAAAGAGGGGCATCCGGGACCAGCTTGTGATTGCCACCAAATTCACCTCAGACTTTCGAAGCCATGAGCTAGGAAAGGGAAAGGCCCCCAATTTCCAGGGCAATCACCGCAAGAGTCTTCACTTGAGTGTTCGAGAGTCTCTCAAGAAACTGCAGACAGATTACATTGACATTCTGTACATTCACTGGTGGGACCACACTACTTCTATCAAGGAGCTCATGGATTCTCTCCACCAGCAAGTCGAGTCCGGCAAGGTCCTCTATCTCGGTGCCTCGGATATGCCAGCATGGGTTGTAAGCGCCTGCAATGTTTACGCACAAGCCTATGGCAAGACTCCCTTCAGCATCTACCAGGGACGCTGGAACATCATGGTCCGGGACTTCGAGCGGGAGATTATCCCAATGGCTCGGCAATTCAACATGGCTTTGGCCCCTTGGGAcgtcctcggcggcggcaagtTCCAGACGAAAAAGGCTCTGGAGGAACGCAAGAAGAACGGCGAGACTCTGCGTGGTCTCACAGGGGCCCCTACACAGACTGCCGACGAGGAAAAGATTAGTGAGGCTCTCGCAAAGGTTGCCTCAGAACACGGAATCGAGTCCGTCACCACTATTGCGCTTGCATATGTGCTACACAAGGCCGGCAATGTCTTCCCCATCGTTGGTGGACGCAAGATTGAGCACCTCAACGACAACATCAAAGCGCTGAGCATCAAGCTCACGGATGAGCAGATCAAGTACCTCGAGAGCGTCAAGCCGTTTGACCTGGGCTTcccattggcctttttgggCGAGGATCCCAACGTTACGGGATACTCTGTGCGTCTCGATCGCACGGCCAAGTTTGCTTTCCCCAACGCAGGGACTCCCAAGAGCGTGTAA
- a CDS encoding kp4 domain-containing protein, protein MRSNSFIAAAAVVAQGVAGLGINCHGDVLCGIAYISGGRLSHLADVFNKLDDNRKYDNGDDVACIELDSLNYNGKFTSTLCAYIQNSEGDVTGATLKSVFKELQEFGCAICGSVPLHYAKGDDDVNHGELTINLVEELPENCKVNEPCST, encoded by the coding sequence ATGCGttccaacagcttcatcgcCGCGGCCGCTGTGGTTGCCCAGGGCGTCGCTGGCCTTGGAATCAACTGCCACGGAGACGTCCTCTGCGGCATTGCCTACATTAGCGGTGGCCGTCTGTCACATCTCGCAGACGTCTTCAACAAGCTCGACGACAACCGGAAATACGACAACGGCGACGACGTGGCATGTATCGAGCTCGATTCCCTCAACTATAACGGCAAGTTCACGAGCACGCTCTGTGCCTATATCCAAAACTCAGAGGGCGACGTCACCGGCGCTACGCTGAAGAGCGTCTTCAAGGAGCTCCAGGAGTTCGGATGCGCCATCTGCGGAAGCGTACCGCTGCACTATGCCaagggcgacgacgacgtcaaCCACGGAGAGCTCACCATCAacctcgtcgaggagctccCCGAGAACTGCAAGGTCAACGAGCCCTGCTCGACCTAA
- a CDS encoding cytochrome p450 domain-containing protein, which translates to MIVYLLSVALLLLILEPLFTYYWDSKKLRRFPNASFLSGISDIGYILKRYRGFRSKEIHESHQEHPVVRVGPNTLSFSTPDAIRAIYGHNTPCLKGGTYVTAAGTHPSLLDVVDKQEHARKRRILSHAFATRNLEQWEFKVTDKVQKLVAQFDLLCHDKEEAIVDFRMWSNLFTIEAIADIALTVNYIDCLHSGRRATSMLIWSTKWFLSWRFVLKKLPGFFQTQWHKGQGFDEMVRYLVQQRLRRHENGEQLEDFVGCLFQDKHGDARNLEIAEIEAEVATLLDAGSDTTAISLTHAMYFLMKTPAALSRLREELHVALDGSQEVAKYATVKNLPYLHACINESLRLLPPVAFGLNRMTPPEGLTIDGTWIPGNTLVGVPAYTAHRSPLFSNSEQYQPERWLEDDIKETQGTFIPFSTGARGCIGRNISYIEQTVLLATLVQRYDLSLVDPEGNLDHEEAFNLWPGPLSLQIRRRENC; encoded by the exons ATGATTGTCTACTTGCTCTCAgtagctctgctgctgctcattcTCGAACCTCTATTTACGTATTATTGGGATTCTAAAAAGCTTCGCCGTTTCCCCAATGCTAGTTTCTTATCTGGAATATCCGACATAGGCTACATCCTTAAGAGATACCGCGGGTTTCGATCAAAAGAGATTCACGAAAGCCACCAGGAGCATCCAGTTGTCCGTGTTGGCCCCAATACGCTTTCATTCTCCACGCCCGATGCCATCAGGGCTATATACGGACATAACACCCCATGTCTCAAAGGCGGTACCTATGTGACAGCAGCTGGTACGCATCCAAGCTTGCTCGACGTCGTGGATAAGCAAGAACATGCTCGTAAGCGCAGGATCTTATCGCATGCCTTTGCTACCCGGAATCTCGAACAGTGGGAGTTCAAAGTCACGGACAAAGTTCAAAAACTCGTCGCACAATTTGACCTTCTATGCCacgacaaagaagaagcaattgTTGACTTTCGAATGTGGAGCAACCTCTTTACGATTGAGGCCATTGCGGATATTGCGCTCA CGGTTAATTACATTGACTGTCTTCACTCTGGAAGGCGGGCAACGTCAATGTTGATTTGGTCAACGAAATGGTTCTTGTCTTGGCGATTTGTGTTGAAAAAACTTCCGGGTTTCTTCCAGACCCAGTGGCACAAAGGCCAAGGCTTTGATGAGATGGTACGGTATCTCGTTCAACAGCGCCTTCGACGACACGAAAACGGAGAGCAATTGGAAGATTTTGTGGGGTGTCTCTTTCAAGATAAGCATGGAGACGCTCGAAACCTAGAGATTGCCGAAATTGAAGCCGAGGTGGCGACATTGT TGGATGCAGGGTCCGATACAACCGCGATTTCTCTAACCCACGCCATGTATTTCTTAATGAAGACTCCGGCAGCATTGTCTCGACTCCGTGAAGAATTGCATGTTGCATTGGACGGTAGCCAGGAAGTCGCCAAATATGCTACTGTGAAGAATCTACCGTATCTACATGCTTGTATCAATGAGTCGTTGAGGCTGTTGCCACCAGTTGCGTTTGGCTTAAACCGCATGACACCACCTGAAGGGCTCACAATTGACGGCACCTGGATCCCCGGAAACACTCTTGTAGGTGTACCGGCGTATACGGCCCATAGAAGTCCTCTATTCTCAAACAGCGAGCAATATCAGCCGGAAAGATGGTTGGAAGATGACATCAAAGAGACTCAAGGGACATTTATCCCTTTTAGTACGGGGGCCAGAGGTTGCATTGGTCGAAACATTAGCTACATTGAGCAAACGGTGCTCTTGGCGACTCTTGTTCAGCGCTACGATCTCAGTCTTGTGGATCCCGAGGGAAATTTGGACCATGAGGAGGCCTTTAATCTTTGGCCTGGGCCACTGTCATTACAGATTAGACGTAGAGAGAATTGTTAA
- a CDS encoding alpha/beta hydrolase fold domain-containing protein, with the protein MADVVFKTTTGSTLQYFKRGNGPLMIISPPAWGLSSKYLQETLTPLEQTFTLIYLEFRANGKSTRPDPSEMSCWHLADDIEYLRQELGLEKIPRLLGHSGGGTIALWYAIRYPEKVDRLILLNHTLEGFNDGKSMKEAIVEKSKNPKMHAALKAWTASWEDLSDEGFAQVIRSFLPVYFYDPDASTRSTELSNVQSVSLWNYQLLHGSDRNVHYQEPELSKVTAKTLMIFCRADPVCTPTQGEATHKGIPESKLVIYQECGHFPWMEKKEETFRDIVEFCM; encoded by the coding sequence ATGGCAGATGTTGTATTCAAGACTACAACGGGCTCCACGCTACAGTACTTCAAGCGCGGCAATGGGCCTCTCATGATTATTTCGCCGCCTGCATGGGGGCTTTCTTCAAAATATCTTCAAGAGACTCTCACACCACTCGAGCAAACTTTTACCCTCATCTACCTCGAATTCAGGGCAAATGGAAAATCCACACGTCCAGATCCATCTGAAATGTCCTGTTGGCATCTCGCAGACGACATAGAATACCTTCGCCAGGAGCTGGGCCTGGAAAAGATTCCGCGCTTACTGGGGCATTCGGGAGGTGGTACAATTGCCCTGTGGTATGCCATTAGGTATCCTGAAAAGGTGGACCGCCTAATTCTCTTAAATCACACTCTGGAAGGGTTCAATGATGGCAAATCGATGAAGGAGGCAATTGTTGAAAAGTCCAAGAACCCAAAAATGCACGCTGCACTCAAGGCCTGGACTGCTTCATGGGAGGACCTTTCCGACGAGGGGTTCGCCCAAGTCATTCGATCTTTTCTTCCTGTGTATTTCTACGACCCTGATGCTTCTACTCGGTCCACAGAGTTGAGCAATGTTCAATCGGTTTCTTTGTGGAATTATCAGTTGCTACATGGGTCAGATCGAAATGTCCATTATCAAGAACCGGAACTTAGCAAGGTGACAGCAAAAACGCTCATGATCTTTTGCCGAGCGGATCCGGTGTGTACGCCAAcacaaggagaagcaactCACAAAGGAATACCGGAATCAAAGCTAGTTATATATCAAGAATGCGGTCATTTCCcttggatggagaagaaggaagagacgTTCAGAGACATTGTCGAGTTTTGTATGTAG